One window of the Mixophyes fleayi isolate aMixFle1 chromosome 6, aMixFle1.hap1, whole genome shotgun sequence genome contains the following:
- the LOC142095309 gene encoding olfactory receptor 8D4-like — translation MVIYQNGTTLYPNVTEFSIKGLSDIPELRFPVFLTFLFIYFIIIFGNTTIFAAICLNSHLHTPMYMFLMQLSIADIVYTSCILPKLLNMIITKNNTISFWGCICQMYFFLAMACTEVLLLSAMAYDRYVAICHPLHYIVLMSMRQSAGLAATAWSIGFIDTSGHAVLISKLSFCASNLIDHFFCDVIPLLKISCSDTTKVEIINYIEGTLILSAAFMLTLVSYIFIISTIIKIKSSEGRCKAFSTCSSHLTCVVIFFGTIICLYMRPTTSYIPKQDKFIALLYAILVPILNPVIYSLKNQEIISALMKFKNKLV, via the coding sequence ATGGTCATATATCAAAACGGTACTACACTTTACCCTAATGTGACTGAATTCTCAATTAAAGGCTTATCTGACATCCCGGAGCTCCGGTTTCCAGTTTTCTTAACGTTTCTGTTCATCTACTTCATCATTATATTCGGAAATACTACCATATTTGCTGCTATTTGTTTGAATTCTCATCTCCACACACCTATGTACATGTTCTTGATGCAACTTTCCATCGCTGACATTGTTTATACCTCATGTATTTTGCCTAAACTATTAAATATGATCAttacaaaaaataacacaatCTCATTTTGGGGGTGTATATGTCAGATGTATTTCTTTTTAGCTATGGCTTGCACTGAAGTTCTCTTGCTTTCAGCCATGGCATATGACCGCTACGTGGCCATCTGTCACCCTCTGCATTACATTGTTCTTATGAGCATGAGACAATCTGCTGGCCTTGCAGCTACTGCATGGTCTATAGGGTTTATAGACACTAGTGGACATGCTGTCCTTATATCTAAACTGTCCTTTTGTGCCTCCAACCTCATTGACCATTTCTTCTGTGATGTTATTCCACTGCTAAAGATCTCCTGTAGTGACACAACTAAGGTAGAAATTATAAATTACATTGAAGGGACGCTAATACTGTCTGCAGCATTTATGCTCACGTTAGTGTCATACATATTTATTATCTCCACCATAATCAAGATAAAATCTTCAGAAGGTCGGTGTAAAGCATTTTCTACCTGCTCTTCCCATCTAACTTGTGTTgtcatattttttgggactataATCTGTTTGTACATGAGACCCACAACAAGCTATATCCCAAAACAAGACAAGTTTATTGCTCTTCTATATGCTATATTGGTCCCTATTCTGAACCCTGTTATCTACAGTCTCAAAAACCAAGAAATTATAAGTGCCTTGATGAAGTTTAAGAATAAGTTAGTTTGA